The Drosophila mauritiana strain mau12 chromosome 2R, ASM438214v1, whole genome shotgun sequence genome has a segment encoding these proteins:
- the LOC117135660 gene encoding phosphorylated adapter RNA export protein isoform X1: MMEVHANDVDLEDGELSESDDDGVYTPLQRPDGAEKVASPLTTCHQIQTALEDESQSNSDSSTAESSEDGCIKKLRTESTGPGGHKKRKKRIRRTVMRRVSPTDAEMQPNRARFKKYNVWASALQEDALSENMRGCDVTRSGRDRNVENYDFSLRYRLNGENSLKRRLSNSSEDGGEFSHPAHKRGRPSSRPIAGNQQRGLVKSRTGHRSRRGSSSASGSSDFCEPRHILDLNEVGERDPSDVATEMASKLYEEKDELLVRVVEVLGIDVCLELYKETQRIEADGGMMIKNGKRRRTPGGVFLFLLKHHDNITQEQQKRIFSEDRQSLSKSRKQIETLMRDRKVEELKKCLSKQVTELPTLNQRKEYYMQGDEQREDKQPGNLSNPPPSPVGAEQEQDSPEYRTHEININLVDNAELPSTSKAAAAAQGASLKDLISYDHDFLDVNCGDMDFF, from the exons ATGATGGAAGTGCACGCAAATGACGTTGACCTGGAGGACGGCGAG CTATCGGAGAGCGACGATGATGGCGTTTACACGCCGCTGCAGCGACCTGATGGTGCGGAGAAGGTGGCCAGTCCCCTTACCACCTGCCATCAGATCCAGACTGCGTTGGAGGACGAGTCACAAAGCAACAGCGACTCCTCGACTGCCGAATCCTCCGAGGACGGGTGCATCAAGAAGCTGCGTACGGAATCCACCGGACCCGGCGGCCACAAGAAGCGGAAAAAGCGCATTCGGCGCACGGTGATGCGACGCGTTTCGCCCACGGATGCCGAAATGCAACCGAATCGAGCCCGTTTCAAGAAGTACAACGTGTGGGCTTCTGCCCTGCAAGAGGATGCGCTCAGCGAGAATATGCGTGGCTGCGACGTTACCCGAAGCGGTCGGGATCGAAATGTGGAAAACTATGACTTTTCATTGCGATACCGGCTGAACGGCGAGAACAGCCTGAAGCGACGACTCTCAAACTCTTCGGAGGACGGCGGCGAATTCTCCCATCCAGCTCACAAGAGGGGAAGACCTTCTAGTCGGCCCATCGCCGGGAATCAGCAGCGCGGCTTGGTCAAGAGTAGAACGGGTCACCGGTCACGTCGTGGGTCATCTTCGGCCAGCGGATCTTCCGATTTCTGCGAGCCCAGACACATTCTGGACTTAAACGAAGTGGGTGAGAGAGATCCTTCGGATGTGGCTACCGAAATGGCCAGCAAACTGTACGAGGAAAAGGACGAATTACTTG TTCGAGTCGTGGAGGTCCTTGGCATAGATGTGTGCCTAGAGCTATACAAAGAAACTCAGCGCATTGAAGCCGATGGTGGCATGATGATCAAA AACGGCAAACGGAGACGTACACCAGGCGGTGTATTCCTGTTCCTATTAAAGCACCACGATAACATAACtcaggagcagcagaagcgCATTTTTAGTGAGGATCGCCAGAGTCTGAGCAAGTCGCGAAAGCAGATCGAAACGTTGATGCGGGACCGTAAGGTGGAGGAGTTGAAGAAGTGCCTCAGCAAGCAGGTTACGGAACTGCCCACGTTAAATCAGCGAAAGGAGTACTACATGCAGGGCGACGAGCAAAGGGAAGATAAGCAACCGGGCAACT TGTCTAACCCACCACCCTCCCCTGTTGGTGCTGAACAGGAGCAGGACAGCCCTGAGTACAGGACCCACGAGATCAATATAAATCTTGTGGACAACGCGGAACTTCCCTCCACATCCaaagcagcggcggcggctcAGGGAGCGTCGCTAAAGGATTTAATCAGCTACGACCACGACTTTCTGGACGTCAATTGCGGGGATATGGACTTTTTCTAG
- the LOC117135660 gene encoding phosphorylated adapter RNA export protein isoform X2, whose amino-acid sequence MMEVHANDVDLEDGELSESDDDGVYTPLQRPDGAEKVASPLTTCHQIQTALEDESQSNSDSSTAESSEDGCIKKLRTESTGPGGHKKRKKRIRRTVMRRVSPTDAEMQPNRARFKKYNVWASALQEDALSENMRGCDVTRSGRDRNVENYDFSLRYRLNGENSLKRRLSNSSEDGGEFSHPAHKRGRPSSRPIAGNQQRGLVKSRTGHRSRRGSSSASGSSDFCEPRHILDLNEVGERDPSDVATEMASKLYEEKDELLVLPVRVVEVLGIDVCLELYKETQRIEADGGMMIKNGKRRRTPGGVFLFLLKHHDNITQEQQKRIFSEDRQSLSKSRKQIETLMRDRKVEELKKCLSKQVTELPTLNQRKEYYMQGDEQREDKQPGNLSNPPPSPVGAEQEQDSPEYRTHEININLVDNAELPSTSKAAAAAQGASLKDLISYDHDFLDVNCGDMDFF is encoded by the exons ATGATGGAAGTGCACGCAAATGACGTTGACCTGGAGGACGGCGAG CTATCGGAGAGCGACGATGATGGCGTTTACACGCCGCTGCAGCGACCTGATGGTGCGGAGAAGGTGGCCAGTCCCCTTACCACCTGCCATCAGATCCAGACTGCGTTGGAGGACGAGTCACAAAGCAACAGCGACTCCTCGACTGCCGAATCCTCCGAGGACGGGTGCATCAAGAAGCTGCGTACGGAATCCACCGGACCCGGCGGCCACAAGAAGCGGAAAAAGCGCATTCGGCGCACGGTGATGCGACGCGTTTCGCCCACGGATGCCGAAATGCAACCGAATCGAGCCCGTTTCAAGAAGTACAACGTGTGGGCTTCTGCCCTGCAAGAGGATGCGCTCAGCGAGAATATGCGTGGCTGCGACGTTACCCGAAGCGGTCGGGATCGAAATGTGGAAAACTATGACTTTTCATTGCGATACCGGCTGAACGGCGAGAACAGCCTGAAGCGACGACTCTCAAACTCTTCGGAGGACGGCGGCGAATTCTCCCATCCAGCTCACAAGAGGGGAAGACCTTCTAGTCGGCCCATCGCCGGGAATCAGCAGCGCGGCTTGGTCAAGAGTAGAACGGGTCACCGGTCACGTCGTGGGTCATCTTCGGCCAGCGGATCTTCCGATTTCTGCGAGCCCAGACACATTCTGGACTTAAACGAAGTGGGTGAGAGAGATCCTTCGGATGTGGCTACCGAAATGGCCAGCAAACTGTACGAGGAAAAGGACGAATTACTTG TTTTACCAGTTCGAGTCGTGGAGGTCCTTGGCATAGATGTGTGCCTAGAGCTATACAAAGAAACTCAGCGCATTGAAGCCGATGGTGGCATGATGATCAAA AACGGCAAACGGAGACGTACACCAGGCGGTGTATTCCTGTTCCTATTAAAGCACCACGATAACATAACtcaggagcagcagaagcgCATTTTTAGTGAGGATCGCCAGAGTCTGAGCAAGTCGCGAAAGCAGATCGAAACGTTGATGCGGGACCGTAAGGTGGAGGAGTTGAAGAAGTGCCTCAGCAAGCAGGTTACGGAACTGCCCACGTTAAATCAGCGAAAGGAGTACTACATGCAGGGCGACGAGCAAAGGGAAGATAAGCAACCGGGCAACT TGTCTAACCCACCACCCTCCCCTGTTGGTGCTGAACAGGAGCAGGACAGCCCTGAGTACAGGACCCACGAGATCAATATAAATCTTGTGGACAACGCGGAACTTCCCTCCACATCCaaagcagcggcggcggctcAGGGAGCGTCGCTAAAGGATTTAATCAGCTACGACCACGACTTTCTGGACGTCAATTGCGGGGATATGGACTTTTTCTAG